The genomic region CTTGCAAAGCTATGTCATGGTGCTGAGAGCCCCAGTGAATCTTCAGCTGGAGACCCTGCTACTCTGCTGGGTTTCTAACCCCCGGGTACCCCCACTGGGGAAAGTGGAACATTTCTTTGGGGCAGGAGTatccccactcactcctgccttgCTGCTCCTCTGATAAAAATGGCTTCAGTTGACCTGAGGATTTCCTTTGCCCTGCAGGTGTGAAATATTCAGTGAGCATTTGGCCACTCTGGGGTAGGAAGGAAGAGGCAATTGTCAAGCAGGGAACTCTGACTGCATTGGTCATTATTAAGATAACCTTTATGTGGATATTCAGTTCCGCTATTTTAGATAGTTATACTAAAGGAATTCAGCtccttataaatatattttatgcttTGAGTCTTCTCAGTGCTGCTtttacctccttgttcctgaggCTGTAGATGAGGGGATTTAACATGGGAATCACCTGAGTATAAACCACCGAGACCACCCTGTCCTGCTCCAGCGAATAACTGGAAGTAGGGCGCAGATACATGAAGATTATTGTCCCGTAGAATAAAATAACACAGACAAAGTGGGAGGCACAGGTGGAAAAGGCTTTGCGTCTGCCTTCTGCAGAGCGGATCCTGAAGATGGAGGACAGAATGTAAATGTATGAGACAGAGATGACCAGAACCGCAGAGAATGTCACAGAAGCTGCAAACGTTGGAAGCACAATTTCATTGATGTACGTGTTGGTACAGGAGAGCTTCAGCAGTGGTGGgatgtcacagaagaaatggtcGATCTCATGAGATCCACAGAATGACAATCTAAAGGTGGAGCCTGTCTGTAATAAGGAATATAAAAACCCCCCAATATAGGAAGAAGCAATCATCTGGATACAAACTATCTTGGTCATAATGACAGCATAATGCAATGGTTTACATATTGCTACATAACGATCATAGGCCATCACGGCCAGCAGAATGCACTCTGTACATGCCAAAGCTACAAAAAAATACAGTTGAGTTGCACACCCAAGGTATGAAATGCTTGTATCTTCTGAAAGAAAATCAACCAGCATTTTTGGGGCAGTGACTGATGAATACCAGAGATCAATGAAGGCCAAGTTACcaaggaaaaagtacatgggggtgtgaAGGCGTGATTCAATCTTGATCACAAGGAAAATGCCAAGATTTCCCAGCAGTGTAATCAAATACATCACTAGAAACCCGACAAATAGCACCATCTGCTGCTGTGGAGATGAAGTGAATCCTAAGAGAAGGAACTCTCTCAATAAGGTAAAATTCCCCTCCGCCATTCAGTCAGAGTGAAACCTgagaaatacaaaacaaaatagaaaatacatgACAAAAGGTAAATAGAGTTGAAAAGTTTGTGTAAGAATCTGAAAGCTGTGGGCAATTTATTTCAAATACATGTGCAATTAGTTGGACACTAGATGGCTTGATAActttgtgtttgtattttttttaatcttcctaCAATGTGATGAAAATTAAACATGCTAGAGCAAGTGGCGAATTACTAGAAACTTTAGAAGTCTATTTCTGTAAGTTGCTACCATGCAGCAACATGCGTTTAATGCTAAATTTTGAATGTAATGTGTTAAATATATGTTGTCATATGCTATGAGCAGCAATCGTTGAACAAATACTGTAAATATTGCAATGAAGTGTGGCCCAAGCGAAATCCTCAGCGCTGCATTGCATTCAAATTAATACAAAGCAACTCATGAATATTAAAAAAGAGCAATGCAGATCTTGATGTTTTTTGTGATCGGAATTATTCTGTGGAAAATGAAATACAGCTCAAGAGTTAAATTCCCCCCTGAGAGCATGGGCAAGCCTGCTAATGAGGTCagcacccacccacccctccaaCTTCCCTTGATCCACACAAGGACAGCTAAGCCCCGTGTCAGAAACTCCCCATTTTCTAAAAGCTCCATTTAGTTCAGCCCCTACCCCTTTAACAAATTGCCAGACATAGCATCACCAAATCAAGTTTCAGTTTAAATTCTGCACCACCAGAGATCCCCACCCTCCTCCCAACCTAAAACATGCTCCCGTATCCCCATCACTGTACCACCAAGGGCAGGAGTGATCTCCAGTACCACCAGTACCCACCATGCTTTACTTTtcttccctgacctaaacaccaaccccctcccctcccaaaatgCCTCCCCTCAAGCTGCATAAAAGAATGTGCAATGTGCCTACTTTAACCAGATTAAGGGAAGGCAATCTTTGCTATTTACCCAGATCAATCGGGATTGATTTACTAagagagaatgggggaggggggattttaaacAGGTGCAATGGCACAGATCACAGTATCTATAATGTAGGCAAGGCAAATGGTGTATTTTTAAATGGACAGATACATGACTGGCTGTGTGATAAGAAGAAAATGAATGACAGGTTATATGTTAGAGGATTTTGAGACAAACTGAGGTGCATTGGAAaggtaaaaacataagaatataagaagtgccgtgctgtaTCAGACCAGGGTCCACTgagtccagcatccagtctccaacagtggccagttcaggtcacaagtCCCCCATCAAATCCCCAATAGTTGAACCATGTCTCGTATTTCACTCTCAGGGATAAGCGTCAGCTTTCCCTCGTGATTCTGGCAAGAAACTGTTTATAGCCTTTTccctcaggaacttgtccaattccCTTTTGCACCCCATTATCTTAGTTACTAACAAACAAGATAATTAGGGGATTCGACAACAACTTAAGCCACATCCTCATCCTACTCGATCTATCCGCAGCCTTCGATACCGTGGACCACACATGTCTACTCTCGAGACTAGCCAGCATTGGTCTCACAGGCaaaaccctcaactggttcaaatcgttcctgaATGACAGATTCTTCAAGGTTACCATTAATAACCAATCCTCTAACCCCCTCCCACTCGAAACCggcgtaccacagggatctgcactctcggcaacactctttaacatatatctactccctctctgccacctcttaTCAACCATCGGAGTTACTTTCTATatgtacgccgatgacatccaactcCTCTTCCCAATAACATCCACAATAGAAGAAACATTAAGCACTGCAGCCAAACACCTAAGCACCATCAGAGACATGCTGAACcacctaaagttatgcctcaacatgaataaaacagaatgcattCTCATAGGAAGAAACAACCCAATACAATCCTCCACATCCCTCTCTCTACAAATAGAAAACATCAACATCCAACTAAAAAATTCAACAAGAGACCTCGGCATCTGGATCGACAACGaactcaacttaaaaaagaacatcgctatcaaaaccaaagaaggctttcacaaacttcacatcctcaaacatctaaaaccactaCTCCACCAACATGAGTTCCGAACAGTTCTCCAATCACTCATCTTCAacagcctcgactactgcaactccctcctgattGGCCTACCAAAATCCACcctaaaacctctgcaactactacaaaatgccgcagcaagaattctaaccgggaaaaaaaaatcagaccatatcacccctgtccttaaatcacttcactggctcccaatcgaccAAAGAATCAAATTCAAAGCATTAACAATAGTTCACAACACTCTACATACAATGGACAACACCGCTCTCAAAGAAATAATCCAACCACACAAACCGCAAAGAATGACCAGATCCGCCAATAAACTACACCTTGAAATTCCCTCACTTCCTCTAGCcaaactcaccaacaccaggaacagagcgttctccatagcaggcccaaatCTATGGAACAACATACCACAACATTTAAGCTCAATTCACgacatcaaatccttcaaaaaagaactaaagacctggttattcagccAAACTTTTCGAGATGGcgtgggataaaaaaaaaataataataaaaaaaaaaataatacactCTCATCTTGAACCATTACACTTCGACGATCCCACTCTACTAGCacacctttccctctcccctccccgccTCCCCTCTCTATCCCACCCCCTTTCCCCCCGTCCCACTTCCAACCTTTCCCAAGACATTACCTGCATCCCCCGACATACTCCGATCTCCTTGTCAGACCCTTATCACCGATAAATCATTTCTTCCGTTTAACACTTATGTTGTTATTTTGGGTCTATATGCTATTACAAGAATTGATTTACTAGCTCTTTTAATGATTATCTTATTcatataaatttttaaattaatatgttaaataaggttctacGTTTTGATTGTTAAATAAGGTTCTAAGTTATATGGATGTATTATGTTGTTATCTTGTAAACAGGAGTGAAGGCAGAAGCtatactttggtatataaaaaaatctaaataaataaataaaataaaaatactttgaCCACATGACTGGATGTGTGTTAAGAGGAAAATGCATGACACGTTATCTATTGAAGGATTTTGATGCAAATTCAGGTGCATTgtgaaggtaagaacataagaatataagaagtgccatgctatatcagaccaaggtccattcagtccatcatcctgtctctgacagtggccagtgcaGGTCAATAGTtcccatagcttgattgtgtgccaagtgaaaaatatatcctagaatttgttttaaatctgctggttgctagtttcatggaatatCCCCTACCCctgtgttatttgaaagggtaaataatcaccgcactcattgttttataaatctcaatcatttccccttctcagttgtctcttttctaaACTAAGAAATCCtaatctggttaagttaaccttTCTGTGAaatccttttccccctctccaggTAGAGTGAGCAAGCCATTTTATTGTTTCAGAAGATTCTATCTTGCCTGCATATGTCCAGCATAAGCTTGAGCTCCTTAAATAGCTCAGCTGATAGAGTGGAGAACTGTAGAAAAAATGTAGAGAACTTTACGTTGGTGGATTGACTCAAAGAAAAGTTATTTTTAGTTCCTGGAAAGCAAAGGATTACAAGAactgaggcaacatggttttactacATATAAGTCTTGTCTTGGCCAGAGTGTTTGATCAGAGGAGAGGACTATACGCAGTGAacatggatttcagtaaggcctttaacGTGGTTCCACATaggatatatataaataaattgagtttCCTAGGTATGAGCTCTGAGGTG from Rhinatrema bivittatum chromosome 13, aRhiBiv1.1, whole genome shotgun sequence harbors:
- the LOC115075430 gene encoding olfactory receptor 1019-like; translated protein: MAEGNFTLLREFLLLGFTSSPQQQMVLFVGFLVMYLITLLGNLGIFLVIKIESRLHTPMYFFLGNLAFIDLWYSSVTAPKMLVDFLSEDTSISYLGCATQLYFFVALACTECILLAVMAYDRYVAICKPLHYAVIMTKIVCIQMIASSYIGGFLYSLLQTGSTFRLSFCGSHEIDHFFCDIPPLLKLSCTNTYINEIVLPTFAASVTFSAVLVISVSYIYILSSIFRIRSAEGRRKAFSTCASHFVCVILFYGTIIFMYLRPTSSYSLEQDRVVSVVYTQVIPMLNPLIYSLRNKEVKAALRRLKA